The following are from one region of the Fusarium verticillioides 7600 chromosome 1, whole genome shotgun sequence genome:
- a CDS encoding nitrilase, with amino-acid sequence MAAAGHIRLGTASPGTQSSTASTIALIDTLAQRASSSHIDILLLPEAFIGGYPRGSSFGCEIGNRSAEGRDEFARYFDSAIDLGDTVGPGGGGAGIKWVKRQLGEEDEVRGDGSREELERIARDTGVFIVVGCIEKAGGSLYCSVVYVCPKQGMLGKRRKVLPTGSERLIWAQGSPSTLRAVTTTIRGIRINLAAAICWENYMPLLRQSLYAQNINLYLAPTADNRDAWLGLMRTVGVEGRCFVVSSNMCVPKSTSSETNGVRQRRGSCITEEGFEIALPKSPSRRRRKSVFDEDGNEIVLGCDDDGTNMQPPPAQSAVSSAKAEFLSRGGSSIVSPFGDVIAGPQWEDPDGLIFADVDFRDCIRGRLDLDAAGSYSRNDAFKFSVEGLNLDPLPY; translated from the exons ATGGCTGCAGCTGGTCATATCCGTCTTGGAACCGCCTCCCCAGGCACCCAATCCTCCACCGCCTCCACAATCGCCCTCATCGACACCCTCGCCCAGCGCGCATCCTCATCAcacatcgacatcctccTGCTCCCCGAGGCCTTCATCGGTGGGTATCCCCGCGGCAGCTCCTTCGGCTGCGAGATTGGTAATCGCAGTGCAGAAGGGCGCGATGAATTCGCTCGCTACTTCGATTCTGCtattgatcttggagacaCCGTTGGGCctggcggtggtggtgcgGGGATCAAGTGGGTGAAGAGACagcttggtgaggaggatgaagtccGTGGTGATGGCTCGCGCGAGGAGTTGGAGCGCATTGCGAGGGATACGGGTGTTTTTATCGTGGTGGGGTGTATTGAGAAGGCGGGTGGGAGCTTGTATTGCTCTGTTGTTTATGTCTGTCCCAAGCAGGGTATGCTTGGAAAGCGTCGCAAAGTCCTCCCT ACTGGCTCTGAGCGCCTCATCTGGGCTCAAGGCTCACCCAGCACCCTCCGCGCCGTGACAACCACCATCCGCGGCATACGCATCAATCTCGCCGCTGCAATCTGCTGGGAAAACTACATGCCGCTCCTTCGCCAATCGCTCTACGCTCAGAACATCAATCTCTACCTTGCGCCTACAGCTGACAACCGCGATGCATGGCTTGGCCTCATGCGAACAGTTGGTGTCGAGGGACGCTGCTTCGTCGTCAGCAGCAACATGTGCGTTCCCAAGAGCACTTCCTCTGAGACAAACGGTGTGAGACAGCGTCGTGGATCGTGCATAACAGAGGAAGGATTTGAGATTGCGCTGCCCAAGTCGCCGAGTCGAAGAAGACGTAAGTCTGTGTTTGACGAGGATGGGAATGAGATTGTTCTTGGTTGTGATGACGACGGTACGAATATGCAACCTCCTCCCGCACAGAGCGCTGTATCTTCTGCAAAAGCAGAGTTTCTATCTCGTGGTGGTTCATCGATTGTCTCGCCGTTTGGAGACGTCATTGCTGGACCGCAGTGGGAGGATCCAGATGGGTTGATCTTTGCGGATGTTGATTTCCGTGATTGTATCAGGGGccgtcttgatcttgacgcTGCGGGGAGTTATTCGCGAAACGATGCGTTCAAGTTTAGCGTTGAGGGATTGAACTTGGATCCTCTTCCTTATTGA
- a CDS encoding double-strand break repair protein MRE11: MPEFTEADTIRILVATDNHVGYEERDPIRRDDSWRTFDEILNLARTEDVDMVLLAGDLFHDNKPSRKSLYQVMRTLRQNCLGMKPCPLEFLSDAASVFEGAFTHVNYEDPDINISIPVFSIHGNHDDPSGEGNFCSLDLLQASGLLNYYGRVPEADNIEAKPILLQKGLTKLALFGLSNVRDERMFRTFRDHKVKWFRPETQMADWFNLLAVHQNHHAHTATSYLPENVLPDWLDLVVWGHEHECLIDPTQNPETGFHVMQPGSSVATSLVPGEAVQKHVAIVSVTGKDFKVDKLPLKSVRPFVTREVILSQDKRFKGLDKKKDNRQEVTRRLMEVVEEMIEEANADWEAIQTDEEALEERPLPLIRLKVEYTATEGGQFEVENPQRFSNRFVGKVANTNDVVYFYRKKTSQRKANAANPTAAIEALDGADDMVKVENLVQDFLSAQSLKVLPQGPFGDAVTQFVTKDDKHAMELFVSEHLTGQVRSMLGLESDDEDLNSAMDIYRMRIEQQQASGMQTARAERKRVLKPKPATWDSDFDGSWENEPDAWTYEDEQQAETSSRASAPAPAPARKPARGRAKATQQDDEMGLMDDDEPLPAPTKKPAAKRATRATKAAPAKKAPAKGRGRKAFQDSEDEEEDVIMESEEEPAPPPPKTRRTTAKSTAKAPATRGAAKSTRQTKLNFSQSQKGGTQSKAVEISDDEISDDDDDAFEPAPATTRSTRRR; this comes from the exons ATGCCCGAGTTCACCG AGGCGGATACCATTCGTATCCTCGTGGCAACCGACAATCATGTCGGTTATGAAGAGCGAGACCCCATTCGTAGGGATGACAGTTGGAGAACTTTTGATGAAATTTTGAACCTTGCCCGGACTGAAGAT GTCGATATGGTTCTCCTCGCTGGCGATCTCTTTCACGACAACAAACCCTCCCGAAAGTCCCTGTACCAGGTCATGCGTACACTCCGACAGAACTGCTTGGGCATGAAACCCTGTCCTCTCGAATTTCTCTCCGATGCTGCATCTGTTTTTGAAGGTGCATTCACGCATGTCAACTACGAAGACCccgacatcaacatctccatccccGTATTTTCGATCCATggcaatcatgatgatccttCTGGAGAAGGCAATTTCTGCTCCCTTGATCTTTTGCAAGCAAGTGGACTGCTCAATTACTACGGCCGTGTCCCTGAGGCAGACAACATCGAGGCCAAGCCGATTCTGCTACAGAAGGGTCTCACAAAGCTTGCCTTGTTTGGACTGAGCAATGTTCGAGACGAGCGAATGTTCCGTACTTTCCGAGATCACAAAGTCAAGTGGTTCCGACCCGAAACCCAGATGGCTGACTGGTTCAACTTGTTGGCTGTTCACCAGAATCACCATGCGCATACAGCCACATCCTACCTCCCCGAGAATGTTTTACCCGAttggcttgaccttgtagTCTGGGGTCACGAGCACGAATGTTTGATCGACCCTACACAGAACCCCGAAACAGGCTTTCACGTTATGCAGCCCGGTTCATCTGTCGCAACTTCACTTGTGCCCGGCGAGGCAGTTCAGAAGCACGTTGCTATTGTGAGCGTGACAGGCAAAGATTTCAAGGTTGACAAGCTGCCACTGAAGAGTGTGCGTCCCTTTGTCACACGGGAAGTCATCCTTTCGCAAGACAAGCGCTTCAAAGGacttgacaagaagaaggacaatCGCCAAGAGGTGACACGAAGACTGATGGAGgtggttgaggagatgatTGAGGAGGCTAATGCAGATTGGGAGGCCATTCAGACGGATGAAGAGGCTCTGGAAGAACGACCTCTTCCGCTGATTCGTCTGAAGGTGGAGTACACGGCCACGGAAGGTGGTcagtttgaggttgagaatcCCCAAAGATTCTCAAATCGATTTGTTGGTAAGGTGGCCAACACGAATGATGTTGTCTACTTTTACCGCAAAAAGACATCACAGC GCAAGGCAAATGCTGCGAAcccaacagcagcaattgAGGCCCTCGATGGTGCTGATGACATGGTCAAGGTGGAGAATCTGGTGCAAGACTTTCTGTCGGCGCAATCACTCAAGGTCCTTCCTCAAGGGCcttttggtgatgctgtcaCTCAATTCGTGACAAAGGATGACAAGCACGCGATGGAGCTGTTTGTTTCAGAACACCTAACGGGACAAGTCCGATCTATGCTGGGCTTAGAGTCAGATGACGAAGATCTCAACAGTGCCATGGATATCTATCGAATGAGGAtcgagcaacagcaagctAGTGGCATGCAGACAGCCCGAGCGGAGAGAAAGCGAGTTCTcaagccaaagccagcgaCTTGGGACAGTGACTTTGATGGCAGCTGGGAGAATGAGCCAGATGCCTGGACATACGAGGATGAACAACAGGCCGAGACCTCTTCACGTGCATCTGCACCCGCACCTGCACCAGCACGCAAACCTGCACGTGGACGGGCCAAAGCGACTCAGCAAGACGATGAAATGGGCTtgatggacgatgatgagccacTCCCTGCGCCCACCAAGAAGCCAGCAGCGAAGCGAGCAACACGCGCCACAAAAGCAGCACCAGCCAAAAAGGCCCCTGCAAAGGGACGAGGCCGCAAGGCATTCCAAGACagtgaagacgaggaagaagacgtGATCATGgagtcagaagaagagcccgCACCACCTCCGCCAAAGACACGACGAACCACTGCGAAGAGCACCGCCAAGGCTCCGGCGACTCGAGGAGCGGCTAAGAGTACACGGCAGACAAAGTTGAACTTTTCACAGTCGCAGAAGGGCGGGACGCAGAGTAAGGCTGTTGAGAttagcgatgatgagatttcggatgatgatgatgatgcgttTGAGCCGGCGCCTGCGACGACACGGAGTACGAGGAGGAGATAG
- a CDS encoding beta-glucosidase: MTPSYAVIQFLFASLAVGQQIYLDAKGPTERPQCKKATKTHEPKYTYTPFSYTLSETVRYATSVPSPTTTTTYANPPESLISLVPSLSFTTWGKWDPNATTKASDTDDPYGQAAWTALWEHANPPNFTETGIFSTTVSPTPIPSSELVLPPRDYFGPSDCYNFPKNFSFGVASSASQIEGATAEEGKAPSLMDILVQDGRAKDYVTNEHYYYYKQDIERVAAMGAKHFSFSIAWTRILPFALPGTPVNQEGIDHYNDVINFILEKGMTPEVTLLHFDTPLQFYGSNLTKAADPPEIGYVNGAYQNETFQDAFVHYAKVAMAHYADRVPVWFTFNEPLLYSYNALSINNVVKAHARVYHWYKEELGGKGKIALKFNNNFGVPRDPKSEADVYAADHFNSIQLGPFCNPIFLGEDYPESFKKTFEDYVPLSEDDLKYIGGTADFLGIDPYTATVIAPPIPDEKDSVLECASNSSSTFRPYCVNQTTTTVNGWNIGYRSQSYVYITPTYLRSYLNYLHNTWKTPVALTEFGFPVYAEADKELSDQLFDTPRSIYYLSFLSETLKAIWEDGVEVVGAYAWSFADNWEFGDYDAHFGIQTVNRTTQERRYKKSFFDMVDFMKARGVE; the protein is encoded by the coding sequence atgacaccctcATACGCTGTGATACAATTCCTCTTTGCGTCGCTGGCTGTTGGCCAGCAGATCTATCTTGATGCAAAGGGTCCTACCGAGCGTCCTCAGTGTAAAAAGGCTACAAAGACACATGAGCCGAAATACACATATACACCATTTAGTTATACCCTCTCTGAGACTGTGAGATACGCTACTTCGGTGCCGTCTCCCACAACAACGACTACATACGCCAATCCACCAGAgtccctcatctctctcgtGCCGTCACTGTCCTTCACAACCTGGGGAAAATGGGACCCCAATGCCACCACAAAGGCTTCAGATACAGATGATCCTTATGGGCAAGCCGCATGGACTGCTCTCTGGGAACATGCAAACCCGCCCAACTTCACTGAGACGGGAATTTTCAGCACAACTGTGTCCCCCACTCCTATTCCCAGCAGTGAGCTAGTTCTACCGCCACGGGACTACTTTGGCCCGTCGGACTGCTACAACTTCCCCAAGAACTTCAGCTTCGGAGTTGCTAGCTCTGCAAGTCAAATTGAGGGTGCCACTGCGGAAGAAGGAAAGGCACCGTCTCTCATGGACATCCTCGTCCAAGATGGCCGTGCGAAGGATTATGTTACGAATGAGCATTATTACTACTACAAGCAAGATATTGAGCGCGTTGCTGCGATGGGAGCTAAGCATTTCTCGTTCAGTATTGCGTGGACGAGAATTCTGCCTTTTGCTCTGCCTGGCACGCCTGTTAACCAGGAGGGTATCGATCATTATAACGACGTGATCAATTTCATCCTTGAGAAGGGCATGACTCCTGAGGTTACCCTGCTTCACTTCGATACGCCTCTCCAGTTCTATGGCAGCAATCTCACCAAAGCTGCTGATCCACCTGAGATTGGCTACGTCAACGGCGCTTATCAGAATGAGACTTTCCAAGATGCTTTCGTCCACTATGCAAAGGTTGCTATGGCGCACTATGCCGATCGTGTACCTGTTTGGTTCACCTTCAACGAGCCTCTTCTCTACTCATACAATGCACTTTCCATCAACAATGTGGTCAAGGCTCATGCGCGAGTTTATCACTGGTATAAAGAGGAACTTGGcggcaagggcaagattgcgctcaagttcaacaacaaCTTTGGTGTTCCTCGTGATCCTAAGAGTGAAGCTGATGTCTACGCTGCGGACCACTTCAACTCTATTCAGCTGGGACCGTTCTGTAATCCGATTTTCCTGGGCGAGGACTACCCTGAGTCGTTCAAGAAGACCTTTGAGGATTATGTCCCTCTGAGTGAGGATGATCTCAAGTACATTGGCGGTACAGCAGATTTCCTGGGTATTGATCCCTACACTGCTACCGTCATCGCACCACCCATCCCAGATGAAAAAGACAGCGTCCTCGAATGtgcatcaaactcatcctcaacattcCGCCCCTACTGCGTCAACCAGACCACCACAACCGTGAATGGCTGGAACATCGGCTACCGCTCCCAGAGCTACGTGTACATAACACCAACCTACCTACGCAGCTATCTCAACTACCTGCACAACACATGGAAGACCCCCGTTGCTCTCACAGAGTTTGGTTTCCCCGTGTACGCAGAAGCTGATAAGGAATTGTCTGACCAGCTGTTTGACACGCCGAGGAGTATTTACTACTTGAGTTTCTTGTCTGAGACGCTCAAGGCGATTTGGGAGGACGGTGTCGAGGTTGTGGGGGCTTATGCGTGGAGCTTTGCGGATAATTGGGAGTTTGGAGATTATGATGCGCACTTTGGAATACAGACTGTTAATAGGACGACGCAGGAGAGGAGGTATAAGAAGAGTTTCTTCGACATGGTGGATTTCATGAAGGCTCGGGGTGTGGAGTGA